The sequence below is a genomic window from Solirubrobacterales bacterium.
TCTCGTCTGCGTAGTCCTCGGCGCCGAGGCGGATCTCCCGCTCGCGCGAACGGGCGTCCTCGACGATCTCGTCGGCGGCACGCTCGGCCTGTTTGGTCACCTCTTCATCGGAGATCAGGCGGGCCTGCTGCTCACGCGCCTCACGGATTACCCGCTCGGATTCACGCCGCGCTTCCTCGAGCATCTCCTGACGCTCCTTGACGATCCAGCGGGCCTGCTTGATCTCCTCGGGGATCGTCGCCCGCATCTGGTCGAGCAGGTCGTAGATCTCCTCGCGATCGACCCTCACCTGATCGGTCAGGGGCACCGGCCGCGCATTGTGGACCAGATCATCGAGCTTGTCTATGAGAACCAGGACGTCCATTTCTCAGGGAACCCTATGCGTCTCCGCGGATCTGGGGTGGATTCGGAACATCTGGGTGCTTATTCTGCAACTGATCGCCCATTCCTGTTTCCGGCCGCAAACTTACTCTCGGCCCAGTCTATCGCCGAGAGCGGCGGCCACCGGGGCGGGAACGAGGTCCCCGACGTCGGCGTTGAAGGTGGCCATCTCCTTCACTCCGGTGGAGGAAAGGAAGCTGTACTCGGGGTGGGCAAACACGTAGACCGACTCGACCCCGGGGTCGAGCTTGTAGTTGAGCTGGGCCATCTCGTTTTCGTACTCGAAGTCGGAGATCGCCCGGAGTCCCTTGACCACGGCGCTCGCCCCGACATCCCGGGCGAACTCGACCAGCAGGTCGGAGAACACCTGTACCTCGACGTTTTCGAGACCGGCGGTGGCATCCTCGATGAAGACCTGCCGCTCGGCTGCGGTGAACAGGGTCTTCTTCTTCCGGATCGGCTGGTTGACCACCCCCACGACCACCCGGTCAAAGATCCGGGAGGCTCGGGAGATGATGTCGAGATGGCCGTTGGTGACCGGGTCGTAGCTTCCGGGACAGATTGCGGTTCGGTGAGTTTTTGCGTTCATCTGGACGAGTCGGGTTCGATTGACCGGAAGAATGTAACCAGGGTCCGGCCGTAACGCCGTTCCCGGACGGCATCCAGGGAAGGAAATCCCAGAGGACGGCGGGCTTCGCACTCGAGGATCACCCGGCCGTCGGGGGCGAGCACCCCGGGCAGCACCCGGTCCAGCCTGGCCGCCTCGGCTGGATCCAGGCGGTAGGGCGGGTCGGCAAAGACAAGGTCGAACCGGCCGGTGGACGAGGCGAGCCAGGTCGGGGCCTCACCCCGAACCAGCTCCGCCCGGTCGGCGAGACCGAGGTTGATCACGTTGCCGGTGGCCGGACGGGTGTCGCGATCGACCAGGGTCGCATGCGCCGCGCCGCGCGAGAGGGCCTCGATTCCGAGCGCCCCGGTCCCGCAATAGAGGTCGGCCACCCGCATTCCGGAAATGTCACCGAGGGCGGAGAAGATCGCCTCCCGCACCCGCTCCGGGGTGGGGCGTACCTTCCAGCCCTTCGGGGCCAGCAGCTGCCGTCCGCCCAGATCTCCCCCGATCACTCTCACCGCTCCGTTCCTTCTCCTCCGGACCGATCCGACCTCCCGACCCGGCCGAAGCGGGCTTCCCCGGCAGCGGCCAGCAGCTCCGCATCGGGGCCCTCACCGAGTCGTGCGAGATCGCCACAGGCCGCCTCGAGCAGCTCACCGTCCCGGGGCAGAGATGCAGCCCGGAACCGGGGCACGCCGTGCTGGCGGGTTCCCGTGATCTCCCCCTCCCCCCTCATCTCCAGGTCCAGTTCGGCCAGCCGGAAGCCGTCGCTCTCACGGGTCAGCTCGGCCAGTCGGCGTCGAGCCATTGCGCCACCGCCGCCCGGCAGGAGGAAGCAGGTTCCGCCGTGCTCACCCCGGCCGATCCGGCCGCGCAGCTGGTGGATCTGGGAGAGTCCGAACCGTTCCGCTCCCTCGATCACCATCACGGTCGCGTTCGGAACGTCGATCCCGACCTCGATCACGGTGGTCGAGACCAGTATCCGGGTCCGCCCGTCGGCGAAGGCGGCCATCGCCCTCTCCTTTTCGCCCGGCTTCATCCGTCCGTGGACCAGGCCGACCTCGTATCCGGCCAGCTCCGCCTCGGCCAGCCGCTCGGCCTCGGATGCGGCAGCCCGCGCCTCGAGTTCCTCCGACTCCTCGATCAGGGAGCAGACCACAAACGCCTGGCGGCCCCGGTCCAGCTCATCACGGACCCGGGCGAACACCGAGGTCCGATCCGTCTCCCGGGCAAGCTCGGTCCGGACCGGGCCGCGTCCGGAGGGAAGCTCCCGCAGGGTGGTCACGTCGAGGTCGCCGTAGAGGGTGAGCGACAGGGTCCGGGGGATCGGGGTCGCCGAGAGGTGAAGCAGGTGGGCACTCTCCCCGGACGACGCCTTGGCCTCGAGCCGGGCTCGTTGCCGCACCCCGAACCGGTGCTCCTCATCGACGATCGCGAGCGCAAGGCGGCGAAACCGGACCTCGGGTTCCAGGAGCGCGTGGGTGCCGACCAGAAGGTCGAGTTCACCGCCGGCGGCTGCGTCCAGGACCATCTTCCGGGCCGATCCCGTGGTGGCCCCAGTGAGCAGGCCGACCCGGACCCCGGTGCCGTCGAGCAGCCGGTCGATACTGCCCGCATGCTGTTCGGCCAGCACTCCGGTCGGTGCCATCAGGGCAGTCTGGGCATCCGACTCCGCCGCCCGGAGCGCCGCCGCCAGGGCGACCACGGTCTTGCCCGATCCAACCTCGCCCATCAGCAGGCGGCGCATCGGCGCGGTCCCGGCCAGCTCAACCCTGATCCCGGCTATCGCCCGGGCCTGGTCCTCGGTCAGGTTGAAGGGAAGCCGCTCAAGCCAGGCCGTGCCGACCCGGTCCGGGCCGTCCAGCGGAACCGCCGGGCCGCTTGCGTCCCGCTCGCGGCGGCGACGGTTTTCGATCGCCGCCCGGTAGAGCAGCAACTCCTCCCAGGCGAGCCGTTTCAGGGCCAGTCCCGCCCGCTCTTCGTTTTCGGGGAAGTGGATCTCGCGAAACGCGGCGGCGCTGACCGGCAGGCCCCGGGCGGTCAACAGTTCCGCCGGAACCGGATCAGCGGCCAGCGCGGCCAGACGGCAGGCCTCGAAGACCCAGCGACGCCAGCGGGCCGGACCGATCTCGGCGCCGCCCGGCCGGCTTACCCGCGGGGCATCGGAGGAAAGCTGCGACGGCAGTTCCGTATCGGGGCGATCCCATCGGATCGACCCCCCGGCCGGACCGACCGTGACCGCGCCCCCGAGGGGTTCGGAAGCGGAAACGGTGAAGCCTTTGGGTCCGAGCCGCCCCTCCAGAAGGAATCGGCTTCCGGGCATCAGCCTTTCCGCCAGCCAGGGCTGGTTGAACCAGGTTGCCTTGACCGCGCCCGAACTGTCGGCAACTCGCGCCTCGATCACACTGAGACCCCGCTTTCTGGTGCGGACCCGGCGGGACCGCTCGATCTCGACCGCAAGGATCGTGACCTCCCCGGGTTCCAGTTCCTCGATCAGGCGGGTTCCGGGAGGGGCATCGAGGGCTCTCGGTACGCGCCAGAGCAGGTCCGTGACCGTTTCCACCCCGGTCTCGGCGGCCCGGCCGGAGAGTGCCGGACCGATCCCGGGCAGGTTCGAGATCGGAGCCTCGAGTCTCTGCGGCTGCGGCCAGCGGACCGGAGCCTGAAGCAGGGTCCGCCACCCCGGAATCGAGTCGCGGGCCTGACCGAAGCCCGGCGGTGCTACTGGCTTGCGAGCAGCCACCACCAGCTCGGCTGGCCACCCTCGTGGAGATCCAGCTCAATCCCGTCCGGGGCGTGGCTTTCGATCTCGGTCAACGGAAACGGTGCTCCCTCGCCGGAGATCACGGTGACCAGCTCGGCACCCTCCTCGCAGAGCAGCTCGACGGTCCGAATCAAGGCGGATCCGGCCCCGCCCCAGGCGACGATCTCGCCGTCGATGAAACCGACCGCATCCCCCAGCCGGAATCGGCCCTGGGCATCGTTGCGGGCTGCCGGGGCAACCCCGCCGGTGTGGATCCGGTCGAGCTCACCCTCGATCAGCTCCCGGTTGGCCTCCAGTTCGGCTGCCGGGTCAAACCCGATCAGGGCCAGCAGACCGGCCTGCTGGGTCTCGGTCGGGATCACCACTGCCTCACGGTCGGCAATCGAACAGGCCTTCTCGGCAGCCATGATCACGTTGGACGAGTTCGGCAGCACGATCACCGACTCGGCCCGGGAGGCCTCGATCGCAGCCAGGATTTCGGAGGTGGAGGGGTTCAGCGTCTCGCCGCCATCGACCACCTCCGCCCCGCTCCGGCCGAACAGTCCGGCCAGCCCGTCACCGCTGGCCACCGCGATTACAGCGGTCTTTTTCCCACCGTCAAGCCGGGCCTCGCGTTCAGCCACCTGGGCGTGCATGTCGGCGACGTCGAGATCGGAAACCTCGCCCTCCCCGTCGAACACGGCAACCGCCCGATCGGGGTCGTCGGTGTGAACATGCACCTTCAGGGTGGTCGGATCTCCGACCACCAGCACCGAGTCACCAAGCCGCTCCAGCCGCGGAATGAAGCCACGCGAGGAAAGGTCGCTGCCGGAGACCATGAAGTTCGTGCAGTAACGGAACCGGCTGTCCTCACGGTGGGTGTGGACCGGTCGGCCCGCGGTCTGATGGGCGATCTCGGGAAGTTCTGCGTCCTCGCCGCGAAGCGCAGCAAGAACCCCGGCGAGAATCAGCACCAGGCCGTAGCCGCCGGCGTCGACCACGCCCGAGTCGGCCAGCACGTCGAGCTGTTCCGGGGTCCGCTTGACCGCCCGTTCACCATCCTCGATCGCCCGTTCGAGCACCTCGGCCAGCAGCGCATCCTGCTCGACGGCAGTGGCTTCCGGGCCGAGCCGCTGCCGTTCCGGTTCGATGTGGGCGAGCTGGCGGGAGATCGAGTGGGCCATCTCGCGGAACACGGTCAGCATGGTGCCCTCGGCCGGTTCACGAACCGAGGCGTAGGCGGCGTCGGCGGCATTTGCGAAAGCGGAGGCGACCAGCACCGGATCGACCAGCTCTCCCGGTCGGGAGGCCAACTCCTCGGCAGCCCCGCGGACGATCTGACTGAGGATCACGCCGGAGTTGCCACGGGCGCCGAGCAGGGCCGCCCGGGCCAGAGCGGAAACCAGTTCGGTGCGACCGATCTCGTCGACCGACTGGTCGTCGTCGAGGCGGTCGAGCTCCTCCATCACGGCCCGCATGGTCATCGCCATGTTGTCGCCGGTGTCGCCGTCGGCGACCGGGAAGACGTTGAGGTCGTTGACCTCCTGCCGTCGGGCTTCGAGGTAACCGTAAGCGGACGCGACAACGCGCCTGAACCGTTCGATCGATGGGTCAGCCACGGCGAATCACCCTATAGAAAGGGAACCCGGAAAGCGGACCGCGCAAACGCCCGGTCCGCGCCGAATCAGGCCGACTTGGCGACCTTGTTCGCCTTGAGACAACGGGTGCAGACGTTGACCCGCTTCTTCACGCCGCCTTCGACGATCCGGATCTTCTGCAGGTTCGCGTTGAAGCGGCGCCGGGTGGCGACCATCGAGTGGCTCCGGTTGTTACCGAAGGCGGGACCTTTTCCACAGGAGTGACATACGCGAGCCATAAGAAGCAGCATCCTAGACGATCGGCCGCCTCCCCGTCCCTCCGGGGAGCTCGGACAGGCAGCGTCCCGGAACGGGGTCAGGCCCTCAGTTCAGCCCGGATTTCGTTCATCCTGAGAACCGCCCGGGCGGCGGAGGCCCCCTGGTCGCGCTTGCCGCCACCGGTGCGGGCCAGGGCCTGCTCCATGCTGTCGACCGTCAGCACCCCGAAGCCGCATGGCACCCCGGTTTCAAGCTGGACGTCCTGGATTCCCCGGGCCGCCTCGGCACAGACAAAGTCGTAGTGGTCGGTTTCGCCGCGGATCACCGCCCCGAGGCAGGCCACCCCCGCGAACCGCCCGGAGCGGGCACAGTAGCTGGCCGCCAGCGGCAGTTCAAAGGCGCCGGGAATCTCGAAAACGGTGATCCGCTCCGGACCGACCCCGGCCGCCGTGAACTCCTCCCGGGCTCCGTGGATCAGCCGTTCCGCGAGGTCGGTGTAGAAGCTGCCGACACAGATTGCGTACCGGTCAGGCATTCCGCCCGGCCTCCGATGCCGCCCTGGGGCCGGCCTCACGCCGTTCCCGATCGTGTTCCTTCTCGTCGTGGAGCATCTCCTCGTCGAGGGCGAGTCCCTGGTGATGGAGGATGTGGCCCATCCGGTCCCGCTTGGTCCGCAGGTAGTCCTCGTTGTGGAGATTCGGCGGCGCCTCGATCTTGATCTGTTCGGTCACCTCGAGGCCGTGGCCCTCCAGCCCGATGATCTTCTTCGGGTTGTTGGTCAGGATCCGGATCCTTCTCAGGCCGAGGTCGCGCAGGATCTGGGCACCGATGCCGTAATCCCTGAGATCGGCGGGAAGGCCGAGCTGAAGGTTGGCATCGACCGTGTCCAGTCCCTCCTCCTGCAGCTTGTAGGCCCGCAACTTGTTCAGCAGGCCGATACCGCGACCCTCCTGGGAGAGATAGAGCAGCACCCCTTTGCCTTCCTGCTCGATCATCGCCAGGGCAGCGGCGAGCTGTTCACCGCAGTCGCAGCGCATGCTGTGGAAGACGTCTCCGGTCAGGCACTCGCTGTGAACCCGGACCAGCACCGGCTCGCCGTCGTCGACCTCACCCTTGACCATCGCGATGTGGTGCTTGTCGTCGACCAGGGAGCGGAAACCGACCGCGGTGAAATCACCGAAACTGGTCGGCAGGGCGGTCGACACCACCCGTTCGATCAGCTTCTCGTTCTCGCGGCGGTAGGCGATCAGGTCGGCGATCGTGATCATCTTCAGGCTGTGCCGTTCGGCGTAGCCGGTGAGATCGGAGATTCGGGCCATGGTGCCGTCCTCGTTCATCACCTCGCAGATCACTCCGGCCGGACCGAGCCCTGCCATCCGGGCCAGGTCGACCGCCGCCTCGGTGTGGCCGGTGCGTTCCAGCACGCCGCCGTCCTTGGCCCGCAGCGGGAAGACATGGCCGGGCACGACGATGTCGCGCGGTGTGGCGTTCGGCTCGATCGCGACCTGGACGGTCCGGGCCCGGTCGTGGGCCGAGATCCCGGTGGTGACCCCTTCGGCCGCCTCGATCGAGACCGTGAAGGCGGTCTCCAGCGGTGCCTCGTTCTTGGCGGTCATCAGCGAAAGTCCGAGCTGGTCGCAGCGCTCCCCGGTCAAGGCCAGACAGACCAGGCCACGGGCCTCCTTGACCATGAAGTTGATCGCCTCCGGAGTCGCGAACTGGGCCGCCATCACCAGGTCGCCCTCGTTCTCACGATCCTCGTCGTCGGTGACGATCACCATGCGGCCCTCACGGATCTCCTCCAGGGCCTCTTCGATGGTCGCGAAAGGTTCTGTGCCAGGCATCAGGTACTCCGGTCGTTGTCTTTTGCGGGTGGCGGTGCCATGCCCTCTGCATATGGTGGCAGCATCCGCTCCACGTATCTGGCGATCACATCACACTCGAGGTTGACCGGATCGCCCGGCTCCAGGCTCCCGAGGGTGGTCCGTTCGCGGGTTTCCGGGATCAGGGCCACCTCGAGCCGGCCCGGGGAGCATTTGGTCACGGTCAGGCTCACTCCCTCGACCGTGATCGAACCCTGCGGGATCACGTAGCGGGAGAGACCGACCGGCAGGCCGACCGTGAGCCGGACCGAGAAACCGTCCGGCTTCAGCGAGATCACCTCGCCCCTGCCGTCCACGTGGCCCTGAACGATGTGGCCGCCGAGCCGCTGGTCGACCCGCAGGGCCGGTTCCAGATTGACCTCGGAACCCGGCTGAAGCGATCCGAGGGAGGTGAGCTCAAGGGTCTGGTTCATCGCCTCGGCGCTGAAGGAACCGGAGTCGACCTCGGTGGCAGTCAGGCAGCAGCCGTTGACCGCAACCGAGTCTCCGGTCGAGATCTCTCCGGCCAGCGCGGTGGAGATCCGGATCCGGGCCCCGTCGGAACCCGTATCGATCCGCTGGATCCGGCCGCGATCGGCGATCAGTCCCGAAAACATTCGCTCACCAGAGGTTGATCCGTGCGCTCATGTGGACATCTTGACCGACCCGGCTGATTCGCAGATCCTCGGCCCGGGTCGCCTCGGAGATCAGGTCCGGCCCCTCCCCGGCGATCGCCGGCATCCCGCCTCCGAGCAGCAGCGGGGCGACGAAGATCTCGGCCCGGTCGACCTCGCCGGCGGCGAGGGCCGCCCCGGCCAGGGTCGGTCCGCCTTCCAGCAGGACCGAGGCGATCCTCTTCTCTCCGAGGCGGTCGAGCGCCTCCCGGAAGCGTTCGGCCGGGGTTCCGACCCCGGTGCGGATCACGGTGGCGCCCGCCCCTTCGAGTTCGGCCGACCGCTCTGGGTCGGCCGACGGCTTGGTGACGATCACCAGCGGGGCGGTCTCGATGTCGTCGAACAGGGCCGCATCCGGGGTGACGACCGGTCCGGAGTCGAACAGGACCCGGGTCGGCTGGCGGAGTTCGCTGTCGGCAGCGGCATCGGGATGTTCTTCCGGGCGAACGGTCAACCGTGGGTCGTCGCCGGAAAATGTTCCGGAGCCGACCGCCACCGCGTCGCAGTGCGCCCGCAAGCGGTGAACCACCGTCCGGGCTTCCGGTCCGGTGATCCAGCGGGAGTCGCCGGTCCGGGTCGCGACCCGGCCGTCGAGGGTCATCGCCAGCTTCAGCAGGACCAGCGGCCGGCCGGTCGCCGCCATCTTGCGGAAGTCCTGCACCAGCCCGCGGCAGCGATCGGCTGCCTCGTCGTCGGCCCGACGCACCGTGATCCCGGCCTGCTCGAGTTGCCGTGGTCCGATCCCGGCGGTCTTTTCGGTCGGATCGTCGCTGCCGATCACCACCTCGGCGATCCCCGCCTCGATCAGCGCCTCGGAGCAGGGGGGCTGGCTGCCGTGATGGGCGCAGGGCTCGAGGGTGACGTACATGGCCGCCCCGGCGGGGTCCTCGCCCCGGACCCGGGCGTCGGCCAGCGCCTCACGTTCGGCGTGGAGTCCGCCGCGCCTCCGATGCCAGCCCTCGCCGATCAGACGGCCGTCCCGGACCAGCACCGCCCCGACGCAGGGGTTGGGGCTGGCGTGCCCCCGTCCCCGTTCGGCCAGCTCGACTGCCCTGTCCCAGATCTCGGTGTCGTCGACGAATTGAATGGCGGTCATGGGAGAATCTTGACGCGTGACGAAGGCAATCATCCAGATCCCCTGTCTCAACGAGGAGGAAACCCTCCCCGCAACCCTCGCCGATCTCCCGGATTCGATCGCGGGAGTCGACCTGATCGAGACCCTGATCATCGATGACGGTTCGACCG
It includes:
- the ribH gene encoding 6,7-dimethyl-8-ribityllumazine synthase — its product is MPDRYAICVGSFYTDLAERLIHGAREEFTAAGVGPERITVFEIPGAFELPLAASYCARSGRFAGVACLGAVIRGETDHYDFVCAEAARGIQDVQLETGVPCGFGVLTVDSMEQALARTGGGKRDQGASAARAVLRMNEIRAELRA
- a CDS encoding DAK2 domain-containing protein, which gives rise to MADPSIERFRRVVASAYGYLEARRQEVNDLNVFPVADGDTGDNMAMTMRAVMEELDRLDDDQSVDEIGRTELVSALARAALLGARGNSGVILSQIVRGAAEELASRPGELVDPVLVASAFANAADAAYASVREPAEGTMLTVFREMAHSISRQLAHIEPERQRLGPEATAVEQDALLAEVLERAIEDGERAVKRTPEQLDVLADSGVVDAGGYGLVLILAGVLAALRGEDAELPEIAHQTAGRPVHTHREDSRFRYCTNFMVSGSDLSSRGFIPRLERLGDSVLVVGDPTTLKVHVHTDDPDRAVAVFDGEGEVSDLDVADMHAQVAEREARLDGGKKTAVIAVASGDGLAGLFGRSGAEVVDGGETLNPSTSEILAAIEASRAESVIVLPNSSNVIMAAEKACSIADREAVVIPTETQQAGLLALIGFDPAAELEANRELIEGELDRIHTGGVAPAARNDAQGRFRLGDAVGFIDGEIVAWGGAGSALIRTVELLCEEGAELVTVISGEGAPFPLTEIESHAPDGIELDLHEGGQPSWWWLLASQ
- a CDS encoding riboflavin synthase; its protein translation is MFSGLIADRGRIQRIDTGSDGARIRISTALAGEISTGDSVAVNGCCLTATEVDSGSFSAEAMNQTLELTSLGSLQPGSEVNLEPALRVDQRLGGHIVQGHVDGRGEVISLKPDGFSVRLTVGLPVGLSRYVIPQGSITVEGVSLTVTKCSPGRLEVALIPETRERTTLGSLEPGDPVNLECDVIARYVERMLPPYAEGMAPPPAKDNDRST
- the rpmB gene encoding 50S ribosomal protein L28, with amino-acid sequence MARVCHSCGKGPAFGNNRSHSMVATRRRFNANLQKIRIVEGGVKKRVNVCTRCLKANKVAKSA
- a CDS encoding ATPase, with amino-acid sequence MDVLVLIDKLDDLVHNARPVPLTDQVRVDREEIYDLLDQMRATIPEEIKQARWIVKERQEMLEEARRESERVIREAREQQARLISDEEVTKQAERAADEIVEDARSREREIRLGAEDYADEILNTLEVNLQKFTAAVQRGRDRLAGRDEEPLGDIEE
- a CDS encoding bifunctional 3,4-dihydroxy-2-butanone-4-phosphate synthase/GTP cyclohydrolase II, with the translated sequence MPGTEPFATIEEALEEIREGRMVIVTDDEDRENEGDLVMAAQFATPEAINFMVKEARGLVCLALTGERCDQLGLSLMTAKNEAPLETAFTVSIEAAEGVTTGISAHDRARTVQVAIEPNATPRDIVVPGHVFPLRAKDGGVLERTGHTEAAVDLARMAGLGPAGVICEVMNEDGTMARISDLTGYAERHSLKMITIADLIAYRRENEKLIERVVSTALPTSFGDFTAVGFRSLVDDKHHIAMVKGEVDDGEPVLVRVHSECLTGDVFHSMRCDCGEQLAAALAMIEQEGKGVLLYLSQEGRGIGLLNKLRAYKLQEEGLDTVDANLQLGLPADLRDYGIGAQILRDLGLRRIRILTNNPKKIIGLEGHGLEVTEQIKIEAPPNLHNEDYLRTKRDRMGHILHHQGLALDEEMLHDEKEHDRERREAGPRAASEAGRNA
- the ribD gene encoding bifunctional diaminohydroxyphosphoribosylaminopyrimidine deaminase/5-amino-6-(5-phosphoribosylamino)uracil reductase RibD, with the protein product MTAIQFVDDTEIWDRAVELAERGRGHASPNPCVGAVLVRDGRLIGEGWHRRRGGLHAEREALADARVRGEDPAGAAMYVTLEPCAHHGSQPPCSEALIEAGIAEVVIGSDDPTEKTAGIGPRQLEQAGITVRRADDEAADRCRGLVQDFRKMAATGRPLVLLKLAMTLDGRVATRTGDSRWITGPEARTVVHRLRAHCDAVAVGSGTFSGDDPRLTVRPEEHPDAAADSELRQPTRVLFDSGPVVTPDAALFDDIETAPLVIVTKPSADPERSAELEGAGATVIRTGVGTPAERFREALDRLGEKRIASVLLEGGPTLAGAALAAGEVDRAEIFVAPLLLGGGMPAIAGEGPDLISEATRAEDLRISRVGQDVHMSARINLW
- a CDS encoding ATP-dependent DNA helicase RecG, whose translation is MAARKPVAPPGFGQARDSIPGWRTLLQAPVRWPQPQRLEAPISNLPGIGPALSGRAAETGVETVTDLLWRVPRALDAPPGTRLIEELEPGEVTILAVEIERSRRVRTRKRGLSVIEARVADSSGAVKATWFNQPWLAERLMPGSRFLLEGRLGPKGFTVSASEPLGGAVTVGPAGGSIRWDRPDTELPSQLSSDAPRVSRPGGAEIGPARWRRWVFEACRLAALAADPVPAELLTARGLPVSAAAFREIHFPENEERAGLALKRLAWEELLLYRAAIENRRRRERDASGPAVPLDGPDRVGTAWLERLPFNLTEDQARAIAGIRVELAGTAPMRRLLMGEVGSGKTVVALAAALRAAESDAQTALMAPTGVLAEQHAGSIDRLLDGTGVRVGLLTGATTGSARKMVLDAAAGGELDLLVGTHALLEPEVRFRRLALAIVDEEHRFGVRQRARLEAKASSGESAHLLHLSATPIPRTLSLTLYGDLDVTTLRELPSGRGPVRTELARETDRTSVFARVRDELDRGRQAFVVCSLIEESEELEARAAASEAERLAEAELAGYEVGLVHGRMKPGEKERAMAAFADGRTRILVSTTVIEVGIDVPNATVMVIEGAERFGLSQIHQLRGRIGRGEHGGTCFLLPGGGGAMARRRLAELTRESDGFRLAELDLEMRGEGEITGTRQHGVPRFRAASLPRDGELLEAACGDLARLGEGPDAELLAAAGEARFGRVGRSDRSGGEGTER
- the coaD gene encoding pantetheine-phosphate adenylyltransferase, which encodes MNAKTHRTAICPGSYDPVTNGHLDIISRASRIFDRVVVGVVNQPIRKKKTLFTAAERQVFIEDATAGLENVEVQVFSDLLVEFARDVGASAVVKGLRAISDFEYENEMAQLNYKLDPGVESVYVFAHPEYSFLSSTGVKEMATFNADVGDLVPAPVAAALGDRLGRE
- a CDS encoding RsmD family RNA methyltransferase, with product MRVIGGDLGGRQLLAPKGWKVRPTPERVREAIFSALGDISGMRVADLYCGTGALGIEALSRGAAHATLVDRDTRPATGNVINLGLADRAELVRGEAPTWLASSTGRFDLVFADPPYRLDPAEAARLDRVLPGVLAPDGRVILECEARRPLGFPSLDAVRERRYGRTLVTFFRSIEPDSSR